Below is a window of 'Nostoc azollae' 0708 DNA.
ATCACCATGCAAAATGGCCCCATCCTGAATGTTTGTGCATTCGCCAATATCAATGCGTACTACATCTCCTCTCAGTACTGCGCCATACCATATGCTTGCGCCTGCTGCTATGTTGATTGAACCAACAACAACGGCGTTGGGTGCGACAAAGGCGGCTTGAGAAAAATCAGGAGATGTCCAGTAGGAAACAGTAGACACGATAGAATATTGATATGGTACCCAGGAACACTGGAAAAACTCCAACCGTTGAGGCTGGTTGCACAACTAGGATATCACAGCCGTTTGCTCTGTATGCTAAGGAAGGCACTACTGAGAATTGGTGTTGCTGCAACTCATTATTTTGCGGTGCTGAGCTACTAACTCAAGGTGGTGGAGCCGAAGTGTTAAATCCAACCTATTGGTGCTGGTAAAGACAAAATTATGCTTGTACGCACTTCATGATGAATCCAGGCTTGCAGTACCCAATATTTGGCCCTGAAATACAGTGTCCTCACTGTCGCCAAACTATTCCCGCACTGACTCTGACTGATACCTATCTGTGTACCCGTCATGGCGCGTTTGAAGCGAATCCGAAAACTGGGGAGTTGGTACATCTCCAGTCGGGTCGTCATTGGCGCAGGTGGAATAATGAATGGTATCGACAACATACTCATCCTGATGGGATTCGCTTTGAAATTCACGAGGCGTTAGATAAGCTTTATACTCAAGGATATAGAGCTACAAGGGTGATTATTGCCCGACGCTATCAGGATTTGATGAGTGGCTATTTGGAACGCAGTAGTCCTTGGCGTTCTGGACAACCGGAAGCTACATCTGCTCGTTTGTATGGTTTACCAGTCGAGTTTAGTCCCAATCCTGCTGAAGATTCATGCTGGGATGTGATTAATTTCGATTTGGATAAGGAGCCTGGTGTACCGGTACGTTATCCTTATTTCCGCTTATTTGAATAGTGGACAGTAGTCAATGGTCAGTTGTCAGTGGTAATAAAGAACTAACAACTGACAACTGACCACTGACTACTGAGATTTGATAAATTTTATGCACCATGCTTCTATTCGGACTGCTAATATTCACCGTGCGATCGCTTTCTATGAACAGTTAGGATTTACTGTTGGCGATCGCTTCACTACAGGTTATACTCTAGCTTGCTGGATGGAAGGTTTGGATAGCCGCATTGAATTGATCCAAATTCCCCAGCCTAAACCAGCCCCTGATGCTTTTGCAGATGAGCATTATGTGGGCTATTATCATCTTTCCTTTGATTTAACTGAGATTACACCAGATTTACACAACTGGTTATCAGATTTAAAGGCGCAAATAGCTGCGATAACTGAGTTGCAACCCCTAACAGTCCTTTTACAACCAACTCAGCAGCAAATAGGCGATCACATCTTAGAAGTCGCTTTCATCGCCGACGCTGATGGCTTGGCTTTGGAGTTTATCCGGTTTTTAGGCAAGTTAGGTGACAGGTGACAGGTGACAGTAAGAAGGGAATAAGGAACAGTATCTTTCTTCTGCTTCCTGACTCCTGACTCCTTGATATCCTTCTTCTCAAAATTTTCCAGAAAATTTAAACTCCGACTGTCTAGATAAAAAGATGTAGTAATATTTACTTACATTCAAAAAATATATGTTTGTTATTTCTGTCTTCCATAGATATCGTATTCCTCTACTACTATTTATTTTTTCTCTAATTGCAGCGGTTTTATTGAAGCATCCTGTTTCCGAACGCCAAAATTTGGCGATCCCCCAATGGGAACATTCTCAGCAAATCTTCGTAAATAAAAAAACGAATATTCTTACATTGACGACAAGAAATGTCCAGAAGACCATGCTGGAAAATGGTTTAACAGTCTTGACAAAAGAGGTACATAATGCACCAGTTGTCACGGTGCAGGTATGGTACAAAGTTGGCTCAGGTAATGAACAACCTGGGATGAATGGTATTGCTCACCAGTTGGAGCATATTATGTTTAAAGGTACAAAAAACCGTCCTGTTCAATTTGGACAGTTATTTAGTGCTTTGGGTAGTGACTCCAATGCTTTTACTAGTTATGAGCAAACGGCATATTACAATACCGCTGAAAGTGATAAACTCAAAGCACTGCTGGAATTGGAAGCAGACAGGATGCAAAATTCGCTCATTGATCATCAGCAATTAGCGAGTGAGAAGCAGGTGGTTATTTCTGAGTTAGAGGGTTATGAAAATAGTCCCAAATACCGTCTCAAGCGTGCTGTATTGAAGTCTATATTTCCCGATCATGCTTATGGTTTACCTACAGGTGGAACTAAAGCGGATGTGGAACAATTGACTGTTGAGCAGGTGCGGGAGTATTATCAAAAATACTACACTCCTGACAATGCTGTATTGGTGATTGTTGGAGATTTCCAAACTCCACAAACTCTGGAAACAGTTGAAGAGATTTTTGGTAAAATTCCCCAAGGTCAAACACTTCTCCCAAAACCTACTCCCCCTATTCCTCAATTTCCTTCTTCTCCCATCGTTTTACGAGAACCAGGTGCGGGGAAACTGTTACAGGTGATTTATCCTCTTCCTGATGTCAATCACCCAGATGTACCAATCTTGGGAGTGATGGATTATATTTTGACGGGGGGGAAGAATTCTTATTTATATCAGGTTTTGGTGAAGTCGGGTTTGGCTAATGATGTTTCCGCTCATGTTGCCAGTTTGGGGGCAATCGGTTGGTATGATTTATATGTGAATACTTCACCAAATCAAGATTTACGGAAAGTTGAGGATTCTATTAAGACTGCAATTACGAAACTTCTTAAAAGAGGAGTGACATCGGAACAAGTTAAACGCGCTATAACTCAATTAACTGCATCCGTGATTTTAAATAGGCGTGATATCACTGGTCAAGGAATGCAATTTGCGAATGATCAGCTAATTGCTGGTGATGATCGCTATACAGAACGTTATTTAGAAAATGTTCGTCAGGTAAAATCTGAGGATGTGATAGCTGTAATTAAGAAGTATCTCAAACCAGAAGCGCAAGTAGTGGGGTTTTTTGAACCTCAAGACAATGCTAACTATGATCATCGTCCATCCACGTCTGTGGGGACTGAAGAAAATTTGACTTCTGGAGTTACAGCAACTCCATCTGACGTGATCAAGTATTTACCAAATTTGGATGATACTAACAATAAATTAAATCATCCAATACTACAGAAACTAACATTAGCTAATGGTTTGCGGGTGTTACTATTGCCAGGTAATAGTAGTCCAACTGTAACTTTAAGTGGCTATATCAAAGCGGGTAAAGAATTTGAGGAAAATGAACAAGCGGGTTTAGCGTCTTTGGTGGCAGATAATTTGATGAGTGGGACTAAAACTAAGGATGCATTGACTATTGCGAAAATTTTGGAAGATCGAGGAGCGAGTTTAAATTTTACTGCACAGCGGGAAGGTGTACGTATCCAGGGTAAGAGTTTAAGGGAAGATTTTTCTGTTTTGTTGGCAACGATGGTAGATGTTGTGAGAAATAGCACTTTTCCTGTGCAGGAATTAAAACTGACTCGTCAACAAGCTTTAAATGCGCTGAATGTTGAATTAGATGATCCTTACCAGGTAGCGAACCGACAATTTATCCAATCTTTGTATCCGCAAAATCACCCTTCTCATACCTTTGCGACGAAGGAGACTATACAGAGAATTACACAAAGGGATGCGATCGCTTTCAAACAAAAACATTATCGACCAGATAGTATGGTATTGGTATTGGTGGGTGATTTTGATGTGGAGAAAGTGCGATCACTCATCGAAAATCAATTTGGTGATTGGCGAGTCAGTGGTAAAGCACCGATGGTAGAATATCCCATTGTGGTGATGACAGATAAGGGGGTGCGTGTTAATTCTGTTCTCCCTGGTAAATCCCAGGCTGTCACCTATATGGGTTACACAGGTATTAAACGCCAAGATCCCAGATTTTATCAAGCTTTGGTGTTAAATCAAATTTTGGGAGGCGATAGTTTATCTAGTAGACTGGGGGCAGAAGTGCGCGATCGCTTGGGTTTAACCTACGAAATTTATAGCAACTTCCAAGGTGGAAAGAATATTGGGACATTTTTGATTGAAATGCAAACCAGTCCAGAAGATACTAATAAAGCGATCGCAACCACCCGCAAACTATTAAAACAACTGCATCAGCAAGGTGTGACAGAACTAGAAGTTGAAACCGCTAAACGGACTCTGATTAGTAACTATCATATTTCTCTGTCCAAACCTGAGCAATTAACAGCCAGAATTCTGATGAATGAGGTTTATGAATTAGACGAAATGGAATTACGCGGTTTTGTTGAAAAGATTCAGAAAGTTACCAAAAATGAAGTGAATCAAGTTGCGCGTCAGTTACTTTATCCTGATAAATTTGTAGTGGTGACGGCTGGGCCTGCAATCATGGCTGAGGTGATTGGTGATTGGTAATTGGTGATTGGTGACAAGAAAGAGGCTCAGATAATGGATAATTGTGATAGGTGTTACTGATAGACAAGGTGCGAAATGAGTAGTTTCCTGACAAGAATTTCTAAACATCTATAAATATAGCTATTTCTTTATTCACATCCCTTTGTCTGAGTTTAATGGATGCAACTCCAGCTATCGCAGTGAATTTATCTGGTGATCTACTCAAACAACCACCTACAGAAATTACAGTCGGTTTGGGTAATGCAACGAGTCAACTCAAATTTGAGCCGAATTACCTGGAATTTCAAGCTGGTCATATAATCTCCAGCTAACTAATCCTAGCCCAGTAAAGCATGATTTTAGGAGTAAAGATTTTGCTGATGGAATTTGGACACAAAAAGTCGAAGCCGGGAATTTAGAAATTAAAGGTGGTATTCGCGAATTGCAATTAAAACCCGGTGCAGAAGCAGAATGGGTGTTTATGCGACTGAAATCAGGTAAATATGGTTTACTTTGTACCATTGCTGGACATTCAGAAGCAGGAATGACAGGATAGATTGTGATTAAATCCTAATCTCAGAATCAGGATTTACAGGATTTTTAAAATTTACCATTGAGTTTGAGTTGTTTCTGGTGTTGTCATAAAATTATTCCTTTCAGTAGTCACCTGTGAAGAATTGGCGGTAAATTTTTTGTTAATGGCTGCCAAAATTATGAAGTGAGGGTGTTGACTTGAACCCCGAAATCTGATATTATTAGCCCTAATAAGGCAGAACTATGTTGCAGTAATTAAATACTGCCTAGAAATTATTGGGAGAAAAATGTAGTTTTTCAACAAAATAAATATTTTTATAAGTTTATATAAAAAAACCTTAGATTTTAGATAGAAAAAAGAAAAAAAACTCAATAGATCAATATAAAACGCTGAAAACACGGAAATTAATCAAATAATTGACCTATATTCTCAATAATATTGAGAATATAGGTCAATTATTGCTAAAGGTGGGAATTTGTACAACTTTCTCAAAATAGAGATTGAAAAAACTTATTTATAGAAACCTATCCCCAACTCTAGTTTGTTGGGTTTAGATTCTTTCTTGTGCTATTCCCTATTTTTCTCTAGCAGCGCAAAATAAGTTAACTTAAATGTAGATATTTTTCTCAATAAATCTCAACAACCTAACACCTAATCCGTAAAGCGCGGGTAATTACTAAATTTCATGATGAACATTTTCAGCAGCTTGCTTTCTCAACCAGTTCAGCCAAAACCAGCACCAAAACAACGCCGGGGCATTGAAATTAAATCTCCCCGCGAAATTGAGATTATGCGACAATCAGCAAAGATTGTGGCAACTGTTCTCAAAGAAATTTCTGAGCTAGTCAAGCCAGGAATGACTACCGCTGATTTGGATACTCATGCGGAAAAACGCATCCGGCAAATGGGTGCAACTCCTAGCTTTAAAGGATATCACGGTTTTCCGGCTTCGATTTGTTCTAGCATTAATAATGAAGTTGTACATGGTATTCCCAGCCCGAAAAAAGTGATTAGGGCAGGAGATGTATTAAAAGTTGATACAGGAGCTTATTATCAAGGATTTCACGGCGATTCTTGTATTACAATTGCCGTAGAAAACGTTACTCCAGAAGCTGCTAAATTGATTCGTGTGGCTGAAGAGGCTTTATTTAAAGGGATTGAACAGGTAAAAGCTGGTATTCATCTGGTGGAAATTGCTGCTGCAATTGAAGACCATATTAAAGCTAATGACTTTAATGTAGTTGAACAATTTACAGGTCATGGTGTGGGTAGAAATTTACATGAAGAACCAGCGGTTTTTAACTACCGGACTCGTGACATTCCCAATGTAAAATTGCGTGCTGGTATGACTTTGGCAATTGAACCAATTTTGAATGCTGGTTCTAAGAATACCAGGATTTTAGCTGATAGATGGACGGCTGTAACTGTTGATAATGCTTTGTCTGCTCAGTTTGAGCATACTGTATTAGTTACAGACAGTGGTTATGAGATTTTGACTGATAGATCCCTAGTTTAATGATCCAAATTTGAATTACTTGAGAATGCGATACCTACTGTGAGACTAGCGATCGCATTTTTTTGTGTCGTTAGACATAAGCATCCACAAATGATAACTTGCTAAAAAGTAGGAGCAAGATTAAGGCTCTAAATTCCCTGTTCCCTGTCCCCTGCTATAACAATGAATGAAATTGATTTAGCTTTTACCCCAGCTTTAAAATTAGCGCAACTAATCCGTCTTCGGGTAGTTTCACCCCTAGATGTGGTAGAAATATATTTAGAACGGATTTACCGCTTAAATCCCCAATTAGGAAGTTATTTTACAGTTACAGCAGATCTGGCTGTTGCTGATGCTAAAGCCAAGACAGAATTACTCACAACCACCTCAGAACTACCACCATTTTTTGGTGTCCCGATTTCTATTAAAGACCTAAATGCTGTTGCAGGTATTACTTGCACTTACGGAAATGCGGCATTGCTGAATCATATCCCTAACTATGATGATGGCGTAGTTATCAGGATTAAACAAGCCGGTTTTACGATTATTGGCAAAACTGCCACTTCTGAGTTAGGTTCTTATCCTTACAGCGAACCTGTGGGATTTCCTCCAGCGAGAAACCCGTGGAATTTAGAATATACTCCCGGTGGTTCTAGTGGTGGTGCAGCCGCATCAGTAGCTGCGGGATTAAGTGCGATCGCACAAGGTTCAGATGGTGGTGGTTCAATTCGTGGTCCTGCGGCTTGTTGTGGTGTGGTGGGAATCAAACCAGCGCGGGGAAGAGTCACAAAAGCACCGGTAGGTGATCGCTTGGGAGGAATAGCTGTCAATGGACCCATTGCTAGAACTGTAGCAGATGCAGCAGCGATGTTAGATGTCATATCTGGCTATTTCACTGGTGATCCTTATTGGTTAAGCGATCCACAACCTTCCTTTTTTGCAGCAACTCAAGTGAAAAACCTTAGGTTAAAAATAGCTTTTAGTACCAGTGTCCCTCCGTTGGGAGCAGCCGACAAGAATTGTCAACAAGGAGTTTTACAAACAGTTGAACTTCTAGAAGAATTTGGACACGAAGTAGAAGAAAGATGTCCTGATTTCAGCGGTTTAGTAGAACCATTTCAAATTGTCTGGCAATCTGGAGTAGCTGCGGCGGGAATTCCCCCAGAAGCATTGCAGCCATTGAATCGGTGGTTATTAGCTAGAACTGGTTCTCTAGCTGAGTACTTACAAGCATTGGCACAAATGCAAATCTTTTCTCGGTCAATTGTCGCCTTTTTTGATACTGTAGATGTGCTGGTTTTACCAGTTTATTTACATTCCCCAATTCGCGTGGGTGAATGGGAAAATTTGAGTCCAGAAGAGACATTCCAAAATATTATTAACTGGGTTGCCCCTTGTCCTGTAGCAAATGCTACAGGCTTACCTGCGATCGCTATTCCCGTTGGTTTTGATAGCAACGGGTTACCCATGAGTGTGCAGTTAGTAGGTAAACCTGCCGCTGAGTCCACTTTAATTAGTCTAGCAGCGCAATTAGAAACCGCTAACCCTTGGATTCAACATCGTCCCGTATTTGCCCTATAATGCAGGCTTCCTTAGCACAAATTACCCAAATTAAAGTGTTTGCAGATTTAGAAACCACAGATCAACTAAATCTGCAACCTTATACTGTAGTGAAACCTTATGGAAAAGGAGAGATAATTTTTCATGAAAGTGATTCCTTACCCGCTAAATTGTATGCTGTTGCTAGTGGAGTAATTAAAGTTAGTAAAACAGCAACCACAGGTAAAGAAACAATCCTTCGTAACTTAGGAACTCGGGAAATTTTCGCCGCACCTGCATTATTAGGTAATGGCATTTCTCCAGCTACTGTCACCGCTGAATCTGACTGTGAAATTCTAACTGTAGAACAAGATGCCTTATTAACAGCTATTCAACAAAAGCCTGATATTCCTTTGCGAATGTTAGTAGTTTTTAATAACCGCATACAGCAATTACATGAAACAGTTCACGGTTTAGTTTCAGAAAGGGCAATTATTCGATTTTCGACTAGCGAGATTAGTTCAATATTTCGCTACTACATCGGGAACAGAAACAATAGCAAAAGGTGAGCATTTAAAAGAAAGTTTATCATATTATTGCGCGGAGTATAGGTATTACCTATGAATAATGTGTCCGCTTACCTACAAGTATGAAACCATTAATTTCCTATCATCGAGGTGGGGAAATCACAATCATTGACATTGATAAATTAAACTATATTCCAGATGGAAAAATTGATTAATTATGGTGGTAAACACCTACCAAAATAATTAACCGAACTGTGGAAAGTTTTTCCTGCTTACAGGCAGCAACAACTAATCTTATTTTTGATATGCTCGTTCAAAAAATCAACTAATGTATAATTGATTTAGGATCAGAAACAACACATACACCCCCGAATTTTTTGAGAACAGGTCTAATCGCTTCAACTACTTGATATTCTCGTTCTTCACTACAAGTATTCATAATAGAACCATTAGTGAGTCCATGGCCTTCTAAATCATCAATAACTCTACCTCTGTTTCCTTTGCCTATAACATGCTGAATAATTTTATATCCAGAAACGCCTGCATTATCTAATTTTTTTAAAATATTTTGTAGTTCTAAAGAATTACTAAGTATTTCAATTCTCTTGACAATTTTCACCTTGTTATACTCCTATAATCTTGATATTGTTAAAATACAAAGGTATACCAAAAATCATATTAAACGGGAAAGTGATAGCTAAGGCCATAGACACATATAAACTGGGGTTAGCTTCAGGAATAGTCATTCTGATTGCTGCTGGTACAGCAATATAGGAACCACTAGCACAAAGTACGGAAAATAAGAGAGCATTACCTTCAGATATACTAATTAGTTTACTGATCATAATGCTAACAGTTCCATTAACTACAGGCATAAAAATGCCAAAACTAATTAGAAAATAACCTGTTTTACTTAACTTTTTAATTCCTCTAGCAGCCACCATACCCATATCTAGTAAAAAGTATGATAGCACACCATAGAATATATCTTGGGTGAATGGATGTAATTTTTCCCAGCCTTTTTCTTCTGTGAGAATTCGCACTATCAGACTACCAACTAACAGAACAACAGAACCGTTTAAGAAAGCTTCTCTGAAAACCTCACCCCAAGAGAATTTCTCTTCTTCCCCTGCTTCTTGACTTTTAACGGGACGTAAACAAAAATCAAGCCCAAATGTAGCCCAAACTGGCTTGATAAGAAGGAAATACGTCCGGATTCCAGTTGAACCAATCAATAAATAGAAAAGATATGGCTGTTCTCAACCCTTCTAAAGCTTCAGTAAAAGTATTCAAAGTTTTCTTAGCCCACCTTGGTCTTCATCCTCCAGTCCACTGATGGCAAAGAATAAAAGTGTAGGCACAGAAAACCAAAATAAAATGGCGCAGTAAACTGCTGTTATCTCCAACTTGATATTCTTTGAGTCCTAACCATTCCTTGGCTTCTCTGTAAACAACTTCTACCCAATTCCTTTGAGAATATGTATCAACTATCCATTGGGGTGTGACAATTGATGAAGAAACATTGGTAATAAAGTAGCCAATATCAGTGGCTTGAGAGAAAGTAGAACCGTTGATGACGATAGCAATATTGCCCCTTCCAGTTAAGGCTGATATTTCTACTTCTTTAGTTACTACCCATAATATTTTGGTTCTATCTAACTCCAGTTGAATGTCTGTAAAAGCCTCTTGGGGTAAACTTTGTGCTAATTCATCTAACCTAATTATTGTTGGACTATCCTTTTGGTCACTGGCAAGGATTTTGGGATTTTTAGCTAATCCTCCTCAATACTTTAAATTCCGATTTTCTATCTTTAATAAGAAAGATGTATTGTGGCCATATCCAGGATCTATAATTACTATTCCTGGTTGATAACCACGGCTTAAGGTCAGATCTATTAATTTAATTCCTAACTCAGGTTTATTCTCAAATAGAGGGTCTTGTTTCCCTTTGGGTAAGGAATCACCGTGGTGATATAACTCTATATGTAATGGTAAGCTTTTACTGCCATCATATAGATGTGTTGTTACTACTACTATTCCATTATCCGTGTTCCCAATTTCTCCAATATATTGTCTTCCTACTCCATCCCTAAAATTCCCGCTTTTTCTATGGACAGAATCATCAATTATTAAGCTAAATCCTCTGGTGACTCTCCTCTGACTACACTTGTTCATAATCTCTAACCGAAGGTCATTGACTTGGGAACTGGACCAAGGTACTGCAGTTAAAAAGTGGTGTAATCGCTAGTACGTCACCCCTAGGGCATTCTCTGCCATTTGAAATAGGTTTTTTCTCTGACTTTCACCCAATCATCCCCCTAAATAATGTCTAAACTCTCTTTTTTCTGCTTGATGAGTAAATACATCATCAAATGACACCATCTTTCAAACCATGGTCCCATTGCTGGGGCAGTGGTTTCTTTCATCAGCTTCTTTTAACGTGAAAGTTACACCGAAATTGCATTATACTCCTTTTTACTCTTAACTTTTGTTTAAGTCCCGTTAGCAAAGACTCTCACTAAAACAATAGCCACAACAATTGCTGGAGATTCCATCAGTGACAAAGCTGCTACCATGTCTCCACCACTAGAAATATTGAGAATTCTGAGAAATAATTAGGCAGTAATAAAAGTAACCGCACTGATGGAACCATAAGTTGCAGCAATAGCCGCTGCATTATAAGTATCCAATTTCCATTTCAGGATAAAAAATGAATAGGTACAATTGTCGCCATGAATATAGCGGCTAAAAGAGTAAGGGCTATTTCAGGATTAATTCCACTTTCTTCGATTTCATATCCACCCTTAAACCCAATTGCTAGTAATACGTAAAGAGAAAATAATTTAGGTAATGCTTCAGGAACTTCTAAATCAGATTGCAGGAAAATTGCCAGCATTCCTAAAAAAAAGAATAATACTGGCGGGTTTAAGATGTTGGACAATATAATGCTAGAATTCATTCTTTATTAATTTAATTGTTTATATGTCAGACATAATTGAACATAGTTGTTAATATAGAGGTTTGTGAATGAGTATCATAATTTTAGTCCTCAGTATAATTTTCTATAGCAAAGACGTTCAACTGACAGCCTTGTCATTGAGCATAAATTTTATAGCAGTTCCTAGGTAGCTTATACAAATTTAATGTCAGGTCGCATAAGTACCTAGATAGAATAAATTACATATATACTTCTTTAATTATTTGGGTGGGCAATGCCCACCCAAATAATTAACCTATCTTGGCAAGTTTTTCTTGTTCACGGGCATCAACAACTAACACTAAACAAAGTGCAGCAACGGCCTTTTTCCATTCCTGACAAACTTTAATATCTTCTACACCATCAAATAAACCTACCAAACGAGGAACAGCCATTTCTAAAGCTGCGTGTGGAACTGGACGATGTAACTCAACTAGATGATTTATACTTTCTTGATTATTGAGAAAACCAATTACCCATTTTGTTGTATGATCTGGACTGTCAGGAACACGCTTAACTCCTAATTCATTTTTTAGCCAATTATAGAAAGGTGGTAAATGTGTGGCTAAAACTGCACCTGCCGTTGGTAAAGTTTCTCGCAGTAAGTTAATGTCTAAACTGTCTAGTTCTTGTTTTAAGGCTGGTGAATTAAGCACCTCATTTAAAGGTGTGGAAAGTATTGCTTCTATTTCTGGTTGAGAGAAATCTAAATGGTGACTAAAGGTAGAAATTAGTGATGACATTTTGCCAATCTCCAAAAAATAATTAATTAACATCTGTGGATTTTTCAGAAAGTGTGATCAGGAATGATAGATTAGATTCAGCCTGTAAAGCATGAGGGGCATTAGGAAGCAAAAAATTAAAAACTCCAGGTTATAGTTCAATTTCTTCCCCTGATAAAGTTAGCAAACCTCTACCTTTTCAGACATTTACAGTAGTAGTAAGGGTAGAGGTATCCTCAGATATTTCTGTGTTTGCTGCTAAAGAAAAGAGGGTATATTGACAAGCTGTATCTTTTGCCAGCACTTGGCTTAAAACTCCCGACCGGAGATATTAAATTTGTTCTCGTAGTTTGGTAACAGTAGAATCAATAACAATGTAAGAGTGAAATTTCCAAAGTGTCAAGACATTATTCAATAACAGCAGAGAGAAGAATATAGCCTAGTTCTTGCTGATATTTTTGGAAAACTTGACGCATTTCTAAAACCCGTTGTCGCATAGGTGGTTTTGTCAAGATATTATACAAAATCTACATGGTGTTGATAATTCCTTCATCTTACAACATTCGCCAGCAATTCAGTAAACTCATAGCAGCAGTTTCATATTTCTGTACTTGTAATCCTGCTTGTGTAAAAGCCTGAATCCAATGAATTGCTGAAAGAGGCGTAGAATTCACTTTAATTACCTTAGCTAAATCTGCACTAATTTCTGTTTCTTTGTCATTAGCTAATAATTCATGGGAGAGAAATTTACCTCCCGGTTTCACTCGGTTGTGAATTTCTGTTAATACCTTGGCTTTCCCTTGTGGAGATTGCATTATCAGAATTGCTTCTGCTAAAAAGTAATCAAATATGCCTGGTATTTTATCCAGGTGTAAAATATCGCCTTCACTAATTTGAATTTCATTTTCTAAGCCATCAGCGCGGATATTAACATGCGCAATAGCTACACTTTCGGGATTTTTTTCTATTCCTACTACCTTTACATGGTAGTGTTGAACTAGAGAAATGGCACTATAACCAAAGCTAGAAGCTAATTCTAAAACTCTATCACTTGGTTGAAAATTCGCCCATTGGCATAATTTTTCCGTAGCTATGCCTCCATCGGGACGTAGATATTTTTTACCTGCTGCTGCTAACACTTGGTGTCCACAAGCAGTTGAGAATTTGAGGGTAGTGTTGGTCATTTGTCTGACCCTCTGTATCTCTTCTATCCTAAATCTGCCAGAATTTGATCATCTTGTCTTTGAGGTAGCTCAAGGAACAGAAATTCTGTAGATTGATAAGTTTTTGGTGAGTGTAGGACATTCTATTATGTCAAACATAATAATGGTATTGCTATTAGTGAACCACAAGTTCACCGCTTACGAGCATTATTATATAACCCAGAAGTTAAGAGTATTTTAGTTTTCCCTACGTCTGGAAAACCTGAACAAACGGCTTCTACTGTCAATACTTTGATTAAAAACAATAAATAAAATTTAGTTACATATAGCGATTACCATTCTAGTCAGGTACAGGAATAAAAATTAACCGCAGATAGAAGAGGATGAACACGGATAAAAGCAGATAAATCTGTAGCTTAGTAAACTAGAAAAAGCTATAGTTACCAATTTAGTGTAATTTGGTAACAGGTAATGCTT
It encodes the following:
- a CDS encoding Crp/Fnr family transcriptional regulator, whose amino-acid sequence is MQASLAQITQIKVFADLETTDQLNLQPYTVVKPYGKGEIIFHESDSLPAKLYAVASGVIKVSKTATTGKETILRNLGTREIFAAPALLGNGISPATVTAESDCEILTVEQDALLTAIQQKPDIPLRMLVVFNNRIQQLHETVHGLVSERAIIRFSTSEISSIFRYYIGNRNNSKR
- a CDS encoding P-II family nitrogen regulator, whose product is MKIVKRIEILSNSLELQNILKKLDNAGVSGYKIIQHVIGKGNRGRVIDDLEGHGLTNGSIMNTCSEEREYQVVEAIRPVLKKFGGVCVVSDPKSIIH
- a CDS encoding SAM-dependent methyltransferase; its protein translation is MTNTTLKFSTACGHQVLAAAGKKYLRPDGGIATEKLCQWANFQPSDRVLELASSFGYSAISLVQHYHVKVVGIEKNPESVAIAHVNIRADGLENEIQISEGDILHLDKIPGIFDYFLAEAILIMQSPQGKAKVLTEIHNRVKPGGKFLSHELLANDKETEISADLAKVIKVNSTPLSAIHWIQAFTQAGLQVQKYETAAMSLLNCWRML